In the Mytilus trossulus isolate FHL-02 chromosome 1, PNRI_Mtr1.1.1.hap1, whole genome shotgun sequence genome, one interval contains:
- the LOC134716081 gene encoding inactive pancreatic lipase-related protein 1-like — MHVPIFIFVLTVSYSSGFILDQLPQVGSQIDHQINRHICYDDLGCFSTEAPFRSAQRPIVLLPDTPDKIRTTFELHTRVKPSTADEQILDYKNVSSIRASSFDGSKKTKIIIHGYTHNGHRQWLQNMARAFLKKEDMNVIIVDWGHGAVPPYTEAAANTRVVGAQVAKLISVMVSADQSGIDKFHLIGHSLGAHVAGYAGERLTHLPRISGLDPADPYFQGTDIKVRLDPTDADFVDVIHTDGSSILSLGMGAAQAMGHVDFYPNGGSDQPGCPAGLLSKITQTVWHSVSQLDLLAGEGSVACSHERSYIYYTESILATCPFMGYPCTSKDEFSKGRCLYCDGGCSYMGYNADKSTSRGSMYLSTQAAAPYCNFHYQLNITANNSMDGKLTVVLQGSKGNTDAISLTPNEEVLSNGNTMTKFFTTNKDIGNVTAVALRYDKTANLLLGWAYPNAWSLMGLSLLEAEKHRMDQFCAYGKSVQNHGATSFGMMGTC, encoded by the exons ATGCACGTTCCGatcttcatttttgttttaacagtttCATACAGTTCAG gTTTCATTTTGGACCAACTTCCACAAGTTGGAAGTCAAATCGATCATCAAATCAACAGACACATATGTTATGACGATTTAGGTTGTTTCAGTACTGAGGCGCCATTTAGGAGTGCACAACGACCAATAGTACTTCTTCCTGATACTCCTGATAAAATAAGGACAACGTTTGAACTCCATACAAG ggTTAAACCATCGACAGCAGATGAGCAAATACttgattataaaaatgtatcCTCTATCAGAGCCTCAAGTTTTGATGGATCAAAGAAAACGAAAATAATTATTCATGGATATACTCATAACGGCCATCGACAATGGCTTCAAAACATGGCCAGGGCATTCTTAAAAAAG GAAGACATGAACGTTATCATTGTTGACTGGGGTCATGGAGCGGTACCACCATACACTGAAGCTGCTGCAAATACAAGGGTTGTAGGAGCACAGGTTGCTAAACTTATAAGTGTAATGGTGTCTGCAGATCAGTCTGGAATTGATAAATTCCATTTGATTGGTCATAGTTTAGGTGCACACGTTGCAGGTTATGCTGGCGAAAGGTTGACACACTTGCCCAGAATCTCAg gtCTTGACCCAGCGGATCCTTACTTTCAAGGAACAGATATCAAAGTCAGACTGGACCCAACTGACGCCGACTTTGTTGATGTTATTCATACAGATGGTTCCAGCATTTTAAGTCTAGGAATGGGAGCAGCTCAAGCAATGGGACATGTAGATTTTTATCCGAATGGCGGTTCTGATCAGCCTGGTTGTCCTGCTGGGCTTCTATCAAAGATCACACAAACAGTGTGGCATTCCGTCTCACAACTGGATCTTTTGG CCGGTGAAGGTTCTGTGGCTTGCAGTCATGAAAGGTCGTATATCTATTATACTGAATCAATTCTCGCTACCTGTCCATTCATGGGATATCCGTGTACTAGTAAGGACGAATTTTCAAAGGGTCGTTGTTTATATTGTGATGGAGGATGTTCTTACATGGGATATAATGCTGATAAGTCGACTTCTCGAGGAAGTATGTATCTAAGTACACAAGCTGCAGCACCTTATTGCA ACTTTCATTACCAACTGAATATAACAGCAAATAACAGTATGGACGGCAAATTAACAGTTGTTTTACAAGGATCAAAAGGAAATACAGATGCTATTTCATTGACACC AAACGAAGAAGTACTTTCGAATGGCAATACAATGACGAAATTTTTTACAACTAACAAAGATATTGGAAATGTCACTGCTGTAGCTTTGAGATATGATAAAACAGCAAACCTCCTTCTTGGATGGGCTTATCCAAATGCATGGTCACTTATGGGATTGTCGTTGCTAGAAGCTGAAAAACATCGCAT GGACCAGTTTTGTGCCTATGGTAAAAGCGTTCAAAATCATGGAGCAACGTCGTTTGGAATGATGGGAACATGTTAA
- the LOC134716088 gene encoding zinc finger protein 567-like, with product MDEKVMCNRNDIQRSENLPDMQRKSILEIAGQQIIGDESGLSVEDSSSTDNNGQSSLREPQNVGKSVLELTTIFQIIENMCLKLNDYGEEFVMIMANPYKQTSNYIGSTEGRQFMKENTSVMQNFVKHCYNAACRLSALKSGQETNPNIAEEINSSEVKEIQGRKDQLKNSAIRKTTIEFSDNNSETNGFESDVTENYDMEKIVQNAVQVVDKNLDELKSIEEENTLTKSTPQNIKEYPHPKKRLTKMKAQEVDETNDSKTSKTILTEGNSETPLVNKKTSKSKCIGKSQKQDKKNVKNKNNKFECKTCFLMFDSGSLLKQHLVKHKTDTSTKIICSCCKKTFKTKLKLRKHMRTKHMKYPATQFTKKTFISLKCEKCGKVFHRQDTFKSHMKFHEAPKHKCQICDKAFYLKTNLSKHKKTHKKRLECQSCQAVFTDRENYELHNCQSNDPENFTRTYNSWVTEDGKHVCGICRKVFTKRRGLLTHRKLHSIICTSHVCNICNKSYKTRNSLNKHVKIVHSGSRDFVCDLCGKSFKQQDTLNVHMRTHDNNRTEYECKVCGKFLSAQGALKVHMRTHVNLKPHMCDVCGMSFSQRGNLAKHMLSHSNNANYRCEQCGKDFKYPDTWRTHQRSHALKAGLDDLKVMAFGKFYRCEVCEKKFASASQYKVHMRTHTNERPYPCLRCGKSFKESGKLARHMKTHKGLEHNEHNYISNSKDQKDNTRRRKDQRYVDIAIKPGYDVNLMLPQRNESLTMDNAMPSSNPNQNTDIGQLYPVQFTESSTFTDEVCSDTSSVINKGSQQAPHTGSPIRVIDDSRHQFLMHQLTPVTSLIMESADGQHIQLPNEMYVMQLGIPDDSHVTNPNLINPTQAYSPNNDVLQSNQTHNMHSYNKYL from the exons ATGGATGAAAAAGTGATGTGTAACAGGAATGACATCCAGAGAAGTGAAAACCTGCCAGATATGCAGAGGAAAAGTATTCTAGAAATAGCAGGACAACAGATCATTGGTGATGAAA GTGGCTTATCTGTTGAAGATTCTAGCAGTACAGATAATAACGGACAGTCATCCCTAAGGGAGCCTCAGAATGTAGGAAAGAGTGTACTTGAACTGACCACAATATTCcagattattgaaaatatg tgCTTGAAATTGAATGATTATGGAGAAGAGTTTGTGATGATTATGGCTAACCCTTACAAACAGACATCTAATTATATTGGATCTACTGAGGGGAGACAATTCATGAAGGAAAACACCAGTGTAATgcagaattttgtaaaacattgtTATA ATGCAGCTTGCAGGTTAAGTGCATTAAAATCTGGACAAGAAACAAATCCAAACATAGCTGAAGAAATTAACTCTTCTGAAGTAAAAGAGATTCAAGGTAGAAAGGATCAGCTAAAAAATTCAGCCATAAGAAAAACAACTATTGAATTCTCAGATAATAACAGTGAAACAAATGGATTTGAATCAGATGTAACAGAAAACTATGACATGGAAAAAATTGTGCAAAATGCAGTTCAAGTTGTTGATAAAAACTTAGATGAATTGAAAAGCATTGAAGAGGAAAATACACTGACTAAAAGCACACCTCAAAACATCAAAGAATACCCTCATCCCAAAAAGCGACTCACAAAAATGAAGGCACAGGAAGTTGATGAAACAAATGATAGCAAAACATCAAAAACAATTCTGACGGAGGGAAATTCAGAAACCCCATTAGTTAATAAAAAGACGAGCAAGTCAAAATGTATTGGTAAAAGTCAGAAGCAAGATAAAAAGaatgttaaaaacaagaataacAAGTTTGaatgtaaaacttgtttccttATGTTTGATTCTGGCTCATTGTTAAAGCAGCATCTTGTCAAACACAAAACAGACACTTCAACAAAGATAATTTGTTCTTgctgtaaaaaaacatttaaaacaaaattaaaattaagaaagcaTATGAGAACTAAGCATATGAAATATCCTGCCACGCAGTTCACCAAAAAGACGTTTATTagtttaaaatgtgaaaaatgcgGCAAAGTATTTCATCGTCAGGATACTTTCAAATCACACATGAAATTTCATGAGGCACCGAAACACAAATGTCAGATTTGTGATaaagcattttatttaaaaaccaatCTGTCCAAACACAAGAAAACCCACAAGAAAAGATTAGAATGTCAGTCATGTCAAGCTGTTTTTACAGATAGAGAAAATTATGAACTACATAACTGTCAATCGAACGATCCTGAAAATTTTACAAGAACATATAATTCATGGGTGACAGAAGATGGCAAACATGTTTGTGGAATTTGTCGAAAAGTTTTTACAAAACGTAGAGGACTTCTAACACATCGTAAACTTCATTCTATTATTTGTACTAGTCATGTATGCAATATCTGTaacaaatcatataaaacaagaaacagTTTGAACAAACATGTGAAGATAGTTCATTCAGGGTCTCGAGACTTTGTTTGTGATTTATGTggaaaaagttttaaacaacAAGACACACTCAACgttcacatgagaacacatgACAACAATCGAACTGAATATGAGTGTAAAGTATGTGGAAAATTTCTGTCGGCACAAGGTGCACTTAAAGTCCATATGAGAACACATGTGAATTTGAAGCCTCATATGTGTGATGTATGTGGAATGTCATTTTCACAAAGAGGTAATCTAGCCAAACACATGCTGTCACACAGCAACAATGCTAATTATAGGTGTGAACAGTGTGGAAAGGATTTCAAATATCCTGACACATGGAGAACCCACCAGCGATCACATGCTTTAAAAGCAGGTTTAGACGACCTTAAAGTAATGGCTTTTGGAAAGTTTTATAGATGTGAGGTTTGTGAGAAGAAGTTTGCCTCAGCTTCACAGTACAAAGTCCACATGAGAACTCACACGAATGAAAGACCCTATCCCTGTCTTCGTTGTGGTAAATCTTTCAAAGAAAGTGGTAAATTAGCTCGGCACATGAAAACCCATAAAGGACTTGAACACAATGAACATAATTACATTTCTAATTCCAAAGACCAGAAAGACAACACCAGAAGAAGGAAGGACCAACGCTATGTTGATATTGCTATCAAACCAGGTTATGATGTAAATCTTATGTTGCCACAAAGAAATGAATCTCTGACAATGGATAATGCAATGCCATCATCAAATCCAAATCAAAACACTGATATCGGCCAACTTTATCCTGTCCAATTTACAGAAAGTTCAACATTCACAGATGAAGTGTGTAGTGATACAAGCTCTGTTATAAATAAAGGGTCACAACAAGCTCCTCATACTGGAAGTCCCATACGAGTGATTGATGATAGTCGTCACCAGTTTCTCATGCATCAGCTAACACCAGTTACCAGCCTCATTATGGAATCGGCCGACGGACAACATATCCAGCTTCCAAATGAAATGTATGTAATGCAGCTTGGCATACCAGATGATAGCCATGTGACAAATCCAAATCTCATAAATCCTACTCAAGCTTATTCTCCTAATAACGATGTCTTGCAATCTAATCAAACTCATAATATGCATTCATACAATAAatacttataa
- the LOC134716092 gene encoding zinc finger protein 345-like isoform X2, translating to MTTSTGKKTFDFCGSKNAISFIDKYKTMAQDFVLHCYSAVSVEEDTPENSTEIKAEGNSKISLDDDDHDEEEDTPCDVNDEIDVEKSIEKIVKMLVTKQNMSIDNVLKELVKLNDSLDGCTDNASAAKFIAERDITPERENLGDGPCTDNDNVKNIEARGIAVKNDLEDDDLEEMADEDDFEDTVDDIGDEDYVESDESKECEPTASKRKTRGRTSDKSIHPFKCDKCGHHFATEKFLQNHLEEHVVFDKMDDKNTECSICQKTFCDKPSLRRHYRTHSNCQLYECQICSKSFSRSDTYKNHLRIHKEPEFKCTKCNRHYHTKQSLTKHGYTCDGSSTENTEKQEDSKDQKFTCAKCNCHFNTKQLLTKHAENCNESSTKNTKEQEDSKTSVKKKRVRLSLSGEWQCLKCNLRFTSELFLQNHLDEHKIFDNMNTEEKQCPECNKTFSDIKNLKRHYRTHSKCQLYECPFCSKTFNRSDTYKNHLNCHGDPKFSCSQCNRQYHTQSALNKHSRKCGSSPFSECKECKIMFSNRENYEMHVCNSDDPANFIKTYESAQTEDGKHFCGICNKVFNKRKGLLRHRKLHSEVLYRDNACEICKKNYKSKQILQKHIKAVHSETRDYVCDLCGKSFSRSDGLKQHLKTHSTDDSVKVECNLCSKLLSSRTALSVHMRIHQDAEPYICEVCGKSFRQQSNLRSHKLVHTDEANYNCDKCPKKLKSLALWKTHMRAHAVKEGLNDETILAKFGKFYTCELCQKKVATATQYKQHMRSHSNERPYCCDICSKYFKERSKLKRHLHNVHSERMYETNMVSLQPVCFNNYQ from the coding sequence TACACCAGAAAACAGTACTGAAATTAAAGCAGAAGGTAATTCTAAGATATCATTGGACGATGATGATCATGATGAAGAAGAAGACACACCTTGTGACGTGAATGATGAAATTGATGTAGAAAAATCAATcgagaaaattgtaaaaatgctTGTCACCAAGCAAAATATGTCCATagataatgttttaaaagaattgGTTAAGTTGAATGATTCTTTGGATGGATGTACTGACAACGCATCTGCTGCAAAATTTATTGCtgaaagggacataactcctgAGAGAGAGAACCTAGGAGATGGTCCTTGTACTGataatgacaatgttaaaaatattgagGCTAGAGGTATTGCAGTCAAAAATGATTTAGAAGATGATGATTTAGAAGAAATGGCTGATGAAGATGATTTTGAAGATACAGTTGATGATATTGGAGATGAAGATTACGTAGAATCTGATGAATCAAAAGAATGTGAACCTACAGCTTCCAAAAGGAAAACGAGAGGAAGGACCTCTGATAAATCAATTCATCCATTTAAATGTGATAAATGTGGGCATCACTTTGCAACagaaaaatttcttcaaaaccATTTAGAAGAACATGTCGTTTTTGATAAGATGGATGATAAAAATACAGAATGCTCTATTTGTCAGAAAACATTCTGTGACAAACCAAGTCTTAGGCGTCATTACAGAACTCATTCTAATTGTCAGCTTTATGAATGTCAGATCTGTAGTAAATCGTTTTCTCGTTCTGACACATACAAGAATCATCTCAGAATTCATAAAGAACCAGAATTTAAATGCACAAAGTGCAATCGTCATTATCATACAAAGCAATCACTTACAAAACATGGTTATACTTGTGATGGATCATCTACAGAAAATACTGAAAAGCAAGAAGACAGCAAAGACCAAAAATTTACATGTGCAAAATgcaattgtcattttaatacaaAGCAATTACTAACAAAACATGCTGAAAACTGTAATGAATCATCTACGAAAAATACTAAAGAACAAGAAGACAGCAAAACATCTGTTAAAAAGAAACGGGTTAGGCTTTCATTATCAGGTGAATGGCAATGTTTAAAGTGTAACCTTAGATTTACTTCTGAgttgtttttacaaaatcatcTGGATGAACATAAGATTTTTGATAACATGAATACTGAGGAAAAACAATGTCCTGaatgtaacaaaacattttctgatattaaaaatttaaaacgacATTACCGAACTCATTCAAAATGTCAGTTGTATGAGTGTCCATTTTGTAGTAAAACTTTTAATCGATCAGACACCTATAAAAATCATCTGAATTGTCATGGAGATCCAAAGTTTTCCTGTTCCCAATGCAACAGACAATACCACACTCAGAGTGCACTGAACAAGCATAGTAGAAAATGTGGATCCAGTCCGTTCTCAGAATGTAAAGaatgtaaaataatgttttctaaCCGAGAGAATTATGAAATGCATGTATGTAATTCTGATGATCCAGCTAACTTTATAAAGACTTACGAGTCTGCACAAACAGAAGATGGAAAACATTTTTGTGGAATTTGTAACAAGGTGTTCAACAAGCGTAAAGGCCTTCTCAGACATCGTAAACTTCATTCAGAAGTGTTGTATAGAGATAATGCTTGTGAAATATGcaagaaaaattataaatcaaaacaaattttacaaaaacacatcaaagCTGTTCATTCAGAAACACGAGACTATGTGTGTGATCTATGTGGGAAAAGTTTCAGTAGGTCAGATGGATTGAAGCAGCATTTGAAAACTCACAGTACGGATGATTCAGTTAAAGTGGAATGTAATCTCTGTAGTAAGCTTCTTTCTTCTAGAACAGCTTTGAGTGTACACATGAGAATTCATCAAGATGCAGAGCCCTACATATGTGAAGTATGCGGCAAGTCGTTCAGGCAGCAGAGTAACTTACGAAGTCACAAGTTAGTCCATACTGATGAAGCTAACTATAACTGTGACAAATGTccgaaaaagttaaaatcactTGCCCTCTGGAAAACTCACATGAGAGCTCATGCAGTTAAAGAAGGACTTAATGATGAGACTATTTTGGCAAAGTTTGGCAAGTTTTACACATGTGAGCTTTGCCAGAAAAAAGTGGCTACAGCTACTCAGTATAAACAGCACATGAGGTCTCATTCTAATGAAAGGCCATATTGTTGTGATATTTGTTCTAAGTACTTTAAAGAAAGGTCAAAACTGAAACGTCATTTACATAATGTGCATTCAGAGAGAATGTATGAGACAAATATGGTAAGCCTTCAACCagtttgttttaacaattatcaataa